From the genome of Parabacteroides sp. FAFU027:
GGATAATCGCCCAGAGTATTGACCACTCTACCATCACCATCAAAATTTCTTCTATGCATCGAAGTAACAATCACCGGAGTAGCACCTCGTTTGCGTGCTTCTGCAATAAATTGTTTCAACGTCTTTTTATACGATGTAAAAGGTCCGATACCTTCTCCTTTCTGTTTCTGGTCATTGTGACCAAACTCCATGAAGATGTAATCTCCTTTTTTCATTTGAGTCAAAAGCTTAGCCAATCGCTTCACACCAATAAATGTCGATGCTGTTTCTCCCGATTCGGCATAGTTGGCAATGGCAACACCTTTGCCAAAGAAACGGGTAAACATCTGTCCCCAACCACACCAGGGCTCGTTATCCTGGTCAACCACGGTTGAATTTCCACAAAGGAATACCGTCGGCACATCAGCCTTGGTAATCTCTAATGCTACTACCGATGGGTGCTCGTCATTAAATTCGAGCGTCAGTTTATTATCCCAGTTCAGCTTACCGATTTCACGGGGTTTTATCTTAACCGTATCCGTTGCAGAGATACGGTGATTACGGATATTCACGGTAAAAGTCTGTGTTGAAAACTCTCCTTTTTTAGTGGCAACATGTTCCAGCATCAGACGACGTGATTCAGCCCGAACGGTTGTTAATGAAGCCTTCTTCGCATCTCCGAGAATCACTTTAACATTGTAATTTCCTTCCGGGAGGTTTACTGAAAAATAGAACGGTTTTCCGCCACAAACTCCATCAGAGGTCAACGCGTTTTTACCTCCACGGTCAAAAGCTTCGGGTGTAGTCCCCAAATCAAAACCGTACCCTTTACTGTCTGAGAACTTATCAGCCGGTGTAACGGCTACATAACCTTTTTCTGTATTCGCTGTTCCAAAGTCGAATTTCCATTCAGTCTGCTGTGCCTGTATTAAAGACGATGCCGCGAGGAGCAATACTCCAAGTATGTATTTCATTTATTGATTCTTTTATTTCAAATTCCACATCAAATGAACATGTTTCATAAGGACTTCAATCCCTCATTCCTTATTTCACACCCTTCTTCAACTCATCCGGGCTGCTTTTCGAGTAAGAGCTGATCGCTGCAGCCTCTTTGGTAAAGAGGTCTTTGATTTGTTGAATATCTACGGTATTTTCAGGGCGGAACTTATCCGACTGCATGTAATTTACAATCGAGCGGTACAGACTTTCAGCTACCGGACGCTCTAACAGGTTCTTTTTCAAATCACAAGAGGTAATCATCAGTTTCCCTTTGCCAACGTTTGCTTCCAGTAACATTGCCAGTTTACGGTTGATAAACCAGGTATCAATCGGCTGAACAATCGGTTGGAAACCTTTCGGGAAATCAGTCAGCAACATGGTCTGCGCTTTATTAATCAGCTCCCACCATTGCATATTTCCCCACGCTTCGGTCACAAAATCTTTAAAAACCGGATGATAATTATTGATGAAAACACCGGTTGTATGCGGAGGACGCATTTTAAACCAGGAAGTATTCCAGAAAGCAGGCTGATACTGTTGTACCACATCTTTTCCGTATTTGATTTTTCCGGCAGCCAGTATCAGGACTTTCCCTCCGTCATTCAGAATTTTAGTAGCCTTTGCATCCAAAGAATCGGTAACGTAAATACCGGCAGTATTTACCTGCTCTTTTTGTTCTGGATACACCCAGAAATCCCAGTCATTCACAAAATCAGTTCCTTCAATGGAGATTTCCAGATTCAGTTTAGCAGCTGATTGGAATTCCGATAAATCCAGTTTTACTTCTCCCAAATCGAAATTGTTTCCTACCGGAATATCTTTCACGGACAATAAGCCTTGTTTTACCACTAATCCATAAGCATCTTTGATTCGCCAGATAGTTTTAGCATTAGGTAACTTTTCTCTGCCGAAGTGAGCTACCTCAACTTTCGTATTTAGCGTTTCATTGTTTCGGAAAACGAATTTATCCATACGTACCAACGGCACAGTAGAGTTACAGAAGCGACGGAACTGAGGACCGGTCATGTACCCCTTATTATCCCAAAAAGCATCCAATACGCCTACCAATGCCGTTCCCTGACCGGAGTAATCATTGAGTCCAAGCAATTGGAATCCGGCATAATCGGGAGTGCGCAACGTTTTCTCTATTTCATGTTTGTAGCACAATACCTGTAGTTTTCCTGATGCCATCAGAAATTCGTGGCTCAAATCAGCCATATCGTTGTCTGCCAGGTCTTCTTTGAAAAGCTCGAAGTTTTTGGCACGGGTTACCCCGGTATATTTTTTGATTTCATCGAAATTCGGGAAAACGCACCACTGACCGGTCTCATGAGAAACGTAAGGTTGTTTTACAGTATCAATTCTATCCCGATAATCAGACATTGACTCCGGACGGCCACCGCTCCAGGTCAGGCCCCGGGCCCCGGCTTTCACATGATATTGACTCTTCGGCTGCCATGCCCAGCCATTGCCTACTGATGCTCCGGTGTACAAGCGACGTGAATCTGTCGCTTTCCAGTAATCTACAAATTTACTTACCCAGGAAACCCAGGCTCCACGCGGTTCATTTCCGGCTGACAGGAAGGTAAATGAAGCAAAGTTGCCATACTCTTTCACCATACGTTTGGTTTCATCCATGAGGTAGGTATCAATCGGTAGTCCTTTACCCAATTGGGTACTGTGGTTCGGCCAACTCGGACCTTCCGGTTGAAGGTACATACCCACTCGGTCTGCGGCTTTGAAGGCTGCTTCCGGCGGACAGAATGAGTGAAAACGCATGTGGTTCAATCCGTACGCTTTGCAAATACGGAATACCCGTTCCCATGAAGGTTCGTCCATCGGAGCATATCCTGTAAGCGGGAAAAGACAGTTTTCAACAGTTCCACGCAGAACCGTTTTATGACCATTTACGTAGAAATATTTTCCATGAATGCTCATTTCACGCATACCAAACTCAACGGTCTTAGCATCAGTCTCTTTCCCGAAAGTCAATGTCGCGGAAAGATTGTATAGAGCAGGGTCAAACTCATCCCAGGTCAACACCCCTTCACCCATTTGGAGGGTTGTAGTCACTTCGTTTTCTTTTCCGGAAACGGTGAAAGGTACTTCGACCGGAGAAATTGAATGAGACTTATTGCTGTTGAAGCTTTTAACTGATAAGGTGATTTTACCGGAAGCAGGTTTACCACTCTCGTTCATCACTTTGATTTTGACCAAAGCTGTCTTATTTTTCAGATTAGGATATACCTGAATATCATCGAACCCAACGGGTGAACCGGCACGCAATTGAAGTGCGCCCACCATCCCGTTCCAGTTTCCCTGGGTGTGGTCTGTCACGCTATGTGAGTTTTGACCAACATCGATATCCTTCATGCGGTTATCAATACGCACGGTGATACGATGTTTGCCCGGCTTAATTGCAGAAGTAATGTCAAATACGTGAGGAATCACCAGTGAATTTTGAGAACCCACTTCTACATTATCCACCCAAACACGGGTAATGAAGTGCGGACGTTCCAGGTAAAGAACCACACGCTCGCCTTTCCAGGAAGAAGGAATCACAACATCTTTCTGGTACCAGGCCAATCCGACGTAATGTTTCAGCTGAGTCAACCAGAATGGCATCTTGATATTGCCGGGTTGACGGTACTTTTCCATTTTGGGATTAAAATACCAGGAACTATCGTAGATGCTACCGGTAAATTTCGTTTTCAGGTCAATATCAAACCCCTTCAGGTTCTCGACCATTGAACCGGGTAGTTTAATGGAGTCATTCAGCTTTTTTGAGAACCATTTTTCAGAAAGGCCCTGATCGTTTTGGTCCATGGCAAAAGCCCATTTACCTTTCAGGTCAATAACTTTTGATGATGCCGAATATATCTGGTTAAAAGCAATTAATGCAATAAGCAATAGCAGTGTTTTTCTCATAGTTTTATGGTAGTTTCGCTTTTCTGATTTTTTAAGTCTGATTTATTTAGTTATTGTCCGACTGAAGGTTTTCAAATTAGTTTAAATATCATATTAGATTTATCCGGATAAACTTAAAACAGGTTGCAACGTTATTTCCCTAAGCTGTGGATAACACATTAAAACGCCGGAACAAAATCACCTAACATTGGATAATGCAAAAGAACAATGAACTCCCCTCATATAAAATGGAAAAACGTACAGATGAATGAATAATAATCCAAGCGGTTGTATTTGTCGTATCGATATTTGTACAGATACGTGAGACAAATAATACACTGATCCATACAATCTGATAATTAACCATTATAGACATGATATAAATCATGTATCTTTGTCCAATTAATAAGACCTTTAATCCTTAAAACTACAAGAAAAATGCGTTTGATAAGCTGTATCAAGTTTACTCTGTTTATAGCGCTGTTTCCGCTTCTTTCCTTTGCTGAAGGCCAACCCACATTTGAACGTCTGACAACAAACGATGGATTGTCTCATAATACGATCCGGGATCTGCTCAAAGATAACACCGGTTTCTTATGGTGCGCTACGCTCAACGGACTCGATCGTTTCGATGGTATTAAGTTCAAAAGCTTTAAGCCCGAGACCGGAAATACCTCATCCCTCTCCAGTGGAAAGCTAAAAGAGCTCAATCTTGATAGTAAAGGAAATATCTGGATCAGGACTTATGCAGATCTCTATCATTGCTATGACCCGAGAAAAGGGAAATTCATTCCGATATTTGAGAATAAGACATTACGGAACACTAAGTTCAACCTCTTTTACGAGGATAGTCAGCATAATATCTGGCTGGGGAGCGCAACTGCCGGATGTGTAAAGATTTCTTTTGGTGAGGATAAAATCGACACGAAGATATATTCCACCAATCAACAAATCAATCGCATTCCTTCGGAAAAAGTTTACGATATCCTTGAAGATAAAAACCACAACGTCTGGTTTCTGACCGCAAAAGGTATTGTCATGACCATTAACGGACAAGTGGTTAACACAATCTTTTCGGGCAAACAGGCTGTCCCATTTTTCAAAGCTTATGAGTTAAACAATAAGGTTTACTTCATTTCTCAAAGAGGAAAAGTCGTAGATTATGATCTGAAAACCCGCAAGTTTGGAAAAATGGCGGAACTAGCCAATTGTGAGATTATCAAGACAGCTGTACTCAGTCCGACCCAACTTCTACTATTAACACGGAGTCAGGGAATCTTAATTTACAATACCTATACCGCTCAATTCTCACCGGAAGAGACGATATTCGGAGAGAAAATATACGGTTTACCGAATGTCCAGACAGATAGATTCGGGGATCTGTGGGTTTATAATCGTACTGGTAATGTATGGATGTATAATCCGCAGAACAGAAAAGTTGTGAAACTTACACTTTTGCCATCCGCTATGCTTCAACTGATTGATGAAGAAAGATATCAGTTTTTGGGAGACCGCCACGGGAACGTCTGGATAACCACATATGGAAATGGTCTGTATTGTTATAACCGAGCCAACGGGACTTTGGAACATTATGTGTCAGAACCCAACAATCCCTATTCATTGTCATCCAATTATTTGTTGTCAATCGCATTAGATGATTTCAACAACATCTGGATCGGGACTGAATATATGGGACTGAATAAAATCTCATTCTCATACCGAAATGTACAAACCGTTTACCCGGCACCTCTCAACTCGGGAAGAAACGGCAATACAATTAAGGCTTTACTCGAAGACAACAATCGAAACATCTGGGTTGCTACAAAAGCCGGAAGTCTCTACCAATACGATCCTACTCTATCAACCCGGAAAACTGTTTTCGAAAATGGATCCAACATCTACGGTATGTACCAGGATAAAGAGGGGACTATCTGGATGGCCTCTAAAGGAAACGGACTCTATGAACTAAAGGGGGGATCATTTGCCAATGCCATAAACTACCGGAAAACAGATTCTCCCTCAAGCCTGAGCAATAATCAGGTTTATTCCATGCTTAAAGACCGAAAAGGCCGCCTTTGGGTAGCTACCTTTGGAGGGGGAATTTGTGTAAAGACCTCTCCATCCGGAGTCAATGAGTTCAGAACCTTTTTCAATGATGATGACTGGCTCAAAAACATCCGCTATCTCATGATGGACAGAAGGGGCGAGATCTGGGCCGGAACAAGCAACGGAGTGTTCCGTTTTAATCCTGACGCCCTATTGAAAAATCCTAAAGCCTACAAACATTACACCTTTGACATAGAAGACAAAACAAGTCTCAGCAATCCTGAAATCCGCTATATTTATGAAGATTCCAAAGGGGGAATCTGGTTAGCAACAGCCGGAGGGGGATTGAATCAGTTTATGGGCGAAAACGAAAAAGGGCAAGGCATCTTTAAGGTTTTTGGCACACATCAGGGTATGGCGAACGATAATATTATGGCCATTCAGGAAGACAAATCAGGCTGCCTCTGGATCAGTACGGAAAGTGGATTACACAAGTACAATCCGAAAACCAATCTTTTCCAGAACTACAATTTCTCAAATGATTTTTCTGCCAATATCTTTTCCGAGGCTGCGGCACTGACCTGTCGCAATGGAAAGATGTTGTGGGGTAGCCTCAACGGTTTCTATGCCTTTTTTCCGAATAAACTCAACGAAAGCTACCGGGGAAAAAACAGAGTCGTGCTTACCGGGTTATTAATTTTCGATGAAGATGCCCCAATCGGTGAAAAGGGCGCTCCTCTGAAGAAAGCCATTACTTTTGCCGATAAGATTGTTCTGAAAGCTGCTGACAAGGTTTTCCACATCGAATTTGCCAATCTTAATTTCAAGAATCCGAAAGCTAACCAGTATATGTATATGCTGGAAAATTATGAAAAGCGCTGGAACGTATCGGGCTCATACAACGTGGCCACCTATCGCAACGTGCCTCCGGGCAAATATACATTTATGGTCAAATCGGCCAACAGTGAAGGGGGGTGGGACGATAATGTTACTACGATAGAGGTGATTATCGAACCTCCGTTCTGGAGGTCAAACATTGCCATCCTCCTCTACATTATCTTGCTGGGCGCCGCCGGATATTTCGCCTATGGGTTGATTACGAAATTCCATCGTCTGAATAACGCAGTAAAACTGGAGCGCCAGTTGACCGATTATAAATTGCGTTTCTTTACCAATATCAGTCACGAATTCCGTACTCCGCTTACCCTGATTAAGGGTAGTGTAGATACCCTGAATGAACTGAAAAGCAAAATGGCGGATCCGTTGCAACATCTGGTGGAAGGGTTGGATAAAAACACCACGCACCTGATGCGTTTGATTGACCAGTTACTGGAATTCCGTAAGCTTCAGAACAACAAGCAGAAACTGAACCTTCAAAAGGTAGAAGCGGTTAAATTCCTCAAAGAGATATTCATCAGCTTCAGTGATGTCGCCGCTAAAATGAACATCGAATACAGATTCCTGCCTTCTCCGGATATGATTCCGATCTATCTGGATAAAAACAAGGTCGATAAAATCGTATTTAATCTCTTGTCAAATGCCTTCAAATTTACCCCCCGTGGTGGGAATATCACGCTGACTGCCGAAGAAGACGATGCGGCAAACGTTTTGCGAATCTCTGTAGCAGATAATGGAATCGGTATCCCCAAAGAGAAACAGGATCTGCTTTTCAGCCGGTTTATGCAGATTAATTTCTCGGTAACGGGCACTGGCATCGGATTATCTCTGGTCAATGAATTTACGACATTGCACAAAGGGAAAGTCAGTTTTGCCGAAAACGAAGGAGGTGGCTCTGTTTTCACCATCGAACTTCCGTTAGAGAATCATATTTACGAAAAGGATGATTTTGTAAATGAGCAGGTGGTTGTTACGGGTAGTGACAATAAAAAAGAGGTGATGAATCTCTCTGAATTTATTGAAAATGGTAATGAGACGTTGCTCAACCTGCTTCCGAATGTACCGAGTGCGGATACCAAATACAAAGTACTGGTGATCGATGATAACGATGATATCCGTAATTTCCTCACTGAAAAGCTCAGCCCTCACTTTGAAGTAATCACGGCTGAAGATGGGAATATCGGTATCAAGCGCAGTATGGAAGATGACCCCGACTTGATCATCTGCGACGTGATGATGCCGGGTATGAACGGATTTGAACTGACCCGGAAGCTGAAAGATAACTTCGCTACTTGCCACATCCCGGTAGTGTTACTCACGGCCTACATTGCCGATGAATACAATACCGAAGGAATCGAAGCCGGAGCGGATGCCTATATCACGAAGCCGTTCAGCATGAATCACCTGATGCTTCAGATCAATAAGTTGCTGGAAAAACGCGAACGTCTGCGCAAACATTACGGCAACAATGCGCCAATTGCAGAAGCTGAACCTGAGACTTTCAACCAAATCCCGGACAGAGACAGCCAGTTCCTGACGCTCGTGGAAGAGATTATGGATAAGAACCTCGACAATCCCGATTTCTCAGTAGATGAATTTGCTCAAATGACAAATACCGGCCGGACGCTCTTCTTCAAGAAGATCAAATATCTGACTGGTTATTCGCCAAACGAATTTATCCGTAACCGGAGGATGAAAAAGGCCGCCGAGTTGCTGATGACGCAGAAATACAACGTTTCGGAAGTCTCATACATGGTGGGTATCAACGACCCATTCTATTTCAGTAAATGCTTCAAAGCGCAGTACGGATGCTCGCCATCCCGCTTCCCTGAAGATTACAAGAAAGAGAGCTAAAACAGATGATACTAAAAATGCCTGAACAATCACATCGTTCAGGCATTTTTCATATCATCTGTTCTGTTGTTCCTATTCGGCCAACTCGATTTTCGTCTTCATATTTTTAATCTTCTCGTTGCGTACAAGTTGTAGCAAAGTTTTCACTTTATCCCGCTTAATGGCTGCAAACGAGTAGAACTCCTTCACCTCCACGATACCCAGTTCGTCCTTTTGCAATTCCCCTTTCTTGAACAGGAACCCGACGATATCCATCTTGCTGAGTTTGTCTTTTTTGCCTTTCCCAATGTAAAGTGTTGCCCATTCAGGCTGAGCTGGTTGTCCCAGCTTTCCCGGGAGAGTCATATTTTCCGGAACAGGTTGAATATATTCGGGTAAATATTCATTCGGATTGAGCAAAAGAATGGAAGTACCGGTCGCTCCCATGCGCGCAGTACGACCGTTGCGGTGGATAAAGCTATCCTCATTGACCGGAAGCTGGAAATGCACTACATTTTTCACGGCCGGAATATCGAGACCGCGGGCAGCCAGGTCTGTCGAGATAAATACCGAACAGCTACCGTTGCGGAATTTCGATAAAGCCCGTTCGCGTTCCGGCTGTTCGAGGCCGCCGTGGAAGTATTCCACCTCCACACGATGCTCTCGCAAATAGTCTGCAACATTCTCTACAAACTCACGCTGATTGCAAAAAACCAGCGTTGACGCATTTCCCAGATGGCAAATCAATTGATACAGCGTCTGCATCTTATCGGACGTAGCACCGCAAAGAGTTTTCACAGAAAGACCTTCGAGTTCATTGTTTTCCACCAGATAATTCAGCTTCGCCGGACGATTCAATCCCGTAAATTCAGGAATCTCCTCGGTGTCGGTAGCTGAGGTCAGCATTCGTTTTTCAACCGATTTCAATGAAGAAATCACCGCCTCCATCTGTGCCTGAAAACCAAACTCCAGCGATTTGTCAAATTCATCCAAAACGAGGGTATGCACTTTACTCAAATCAACGTGACCACGGTCAATGTGATCAATCAGACGGCCGGGAGTAGCAATCAGCAAGGCAGGAGGAGTCTCCAGCATCCGCTTCTCGTTGTTCATCGGACGACCACCGAAGCAGCAATTCACCTTATAACCGGTTCCCATACTGCGGAAAACCTGCTCGATTTGTTGCGCCAATTCGCGCGATGGAGCCAGTACCAAAGCCTGAATGGTGCTAACATCTGGGTTCAGTTTCAGTAAAAGAGGGAGCAGATAGGCGAGCGTCTTGCCCGACCCGGTAGGAGAAAGCAATATCACATCGCTGTTCTTTTGGTTCGCTTCGAGAGAAGCCTGCTGCATTTCGTTGAGCGACGCGATGCCCATGTTGGACAGCGTCTTTTCGATTAAAGTGGAATGTTGTAACATGCTGCAAAGATACACCAAATAACGTTGTACCCCAACGGGTTACTTTTATTTAAGTGGAAATGAGGCGGGTAGTTAAGTGACGTTAGGGACATCCGGAGAAGTATCTTGTCGTCTCGCTACATTTTGGTGATTTTGGAATCTCATTCCCCTTCGGAAATGTAGGGAAATAAAATGCAGCTCCAACACCGACAGGCGTCATCTATTTGGAAATGTTCTACTTAAATATTTGGCACGATATATGCAAATGAGTCTATAGAATAAAACGTAAACTCAATCCAAACACCCCCGTTATGCAAGAACTAAAAGAATTAAGCGACCTCGCTCTCGCTATTTATGAAGAAGGAGATAAATACCTCGGCACCCTCTCCCGTTCATTGGAGAAGAAGAGCCGCTTTGGCAACGACCTGCTTTACAGTATGGCCGTGATGTGTTGCGAAAAACTGTTTGTCGCTTTGCTCTATCACTACGACGAATTTGCAGAGCACCACATGCCTATCGCCCTCTATAACGATGCTGCAAAAGTGGAAACCGAGCTGACTCCGGAGATGAAAGATACCTGCCGACTGATTAATAAATTTGAATCCATCTGCTCCATTGATGGCTTTGGTTACAAAACACCGACCGATGAAGATTTGAAGAAAATGATTACCGGTCTTCAGGATATTCATGCGTTGGTGACTAAACGGATAAAAGGGTAATACTTATCATCAGTTTAAATATAAGATCCTTTACAAAATCCCCCTACCGCACCACTAGTGACAAGGGGATTTTGAATCAAAAGCGTCTCAGAAGCACTCGTGACCGATAAATTAGCGCTCTGGAGTGCTAAATGGCGCTTCCGACCGCTAAGTTGGCGGTAATTACCGCCTCGCTGGCACTCCGGACCGGTAACTTAACGCTCAAGAGTGCTAACCTGGCACTCTTGAGCGCCATTCTGTCGGTCGAGAGCGCTAGATTGTCGCTCTCGACCGCTAATCTGGCGCTCCGGACCATCTCCGGGACGCTCTCGACCGATAAATTGTCGGTCCGGAGCGACTTCAAGTCGGTAATTTCCGTCTCAGAGTCGAAACCGACCGACAAAAAGTCGAAATGGACCGACTCGGAGACACTCCGGAGCGACTCTGAGACGGTCGGAAGCGACTTCAAGTCGGAATGGAGCGACTCGAAGTCGGTCGAGAGCGAGTTGAACTCGCTTTTTCCTGATAAAATCAACAACCTCTGAAATAGGGTTAAGTCAATTTCAATCGGTGTATGATAGTTGAATTTTCGTACATTTGAACGCTTGATATTCACCTCAAAGTTTAACCCGACTTCAGCCATGAGAAAACTGACTTTGCTATTCCTTTTCCTGACCAGCACACTCTACATCATAGCTCAAACCGAACGTGACGCCCAGCTTTGGCAAAAGGGCGAACTTGAGTTTGACATCAGCCGCCGTTACAGTTTCAGCCTGCAGGATGAAGCCCGACTGACCGACAACATGCAACACCTCTCCTACTACTATTTCGACTTTGGCAATGTGATAAAATTCGGCAAATCCTTGCGTCTGGGACTGGATTACGTCTTGGTGGAAAAGGAGAAAAAGGATGGTTTTTACAGTACCCGTAACCAGTACAACGTTTACCTGAGCATGCGTCATAAATACCACCGCTACCTCTTTTATAACCGCATACTTACCGAAGGGCAATGGGTCGATTACAAAACTTCCGAGAATGGACACGAGTTGCAGGATAAATTCCTACGTGACAAAGTCACCCTACGCTACAAGCTAAAGAAATACCTCTATCCCTACGTAGAAGATGAGCTCTACTACCGCCTACAACGCGACGGTAACAAAAATCCGGATGGCTTTGACCGCAACCGCTTCTACGTCGGCCTGCTCTACAACCTGACGGACAACTTCAAGCTCGATTTCTTCTCCATGTATGAGAATAACTTCAACTGCGTTCCGCATGCGCAAAACTTTGTGTACGGGGTGGGATTTTCGAGGACACTTTTCTAATGATTGGATAATTTGTTTGGTGGAATGGGTATATTTTTATTGTCTAGACAATAAAAATATACCCATTCCACCAATCATGAAATATTTAATTAGCCTACTCTCTTCATTAATGTTACTACCTTGTCTTGCACAAGTTTGTGAAAATGATTTGATAATTGAAAACTTCATTCATAATCTTAAACAACAAGGTATTGATACGATAATGACCTATGATATCCGGAGTGTTGGTAGTGGTTCTACAATAATTATGAACGTTAAGGACACTTGCTATTACGATGAAGAACCTGATGTATCATATATAATGTGGAAAAATAAGGGTCAAACCTCTATTGCTAAAGTCAGCACTTGTGACTGTTTTGTATATGATACAATTCAATATAATCTTAATCAAGTATGGAACTTCTATTTTAAGAACAAAACAGTCCTTAAGAAAGAGAAGATCTTCTCTCCTGAAATTCAACTTAAAACATATCGTGCAGCCTGTAATGTTGATCATTACTCTTATACGCAAATATTGATTCAGGCTAAAAAGGATAAATTTATTTTCACGCTTAACCATTTCTATCTCACAAAATGGATTGAAGGAAAGTTGAACCTAAACCATTATAGAAATACAAGAACACTACAATATAGGCTACAAGTTCTTATAGAAAAAGAAGTGAAGAAGATAGAATCTGAGAAACTTATACAAAGACGATTACGTCCAACTTACATTGGTTTTAAGAAACAATGATTGAACCCAGTATTGCATTTAACGCACAAAAGCCACCGCTCTTCCGAACGATGGCTTTTTTAGTGTAGATGCTAATCACACACTTCTTATTATAGAGGTGCACAGCAAGATTGCGGTACGTCTGAAATAATTATTCCCACTCGATAGTTGCCGGTGGTTTAGAACTGATGTCATAAACTACGCGGTTCACACCTTTTACTTTGTTGATGATTTCGTTGGAAACGTGAGCGAGGAATTCGTAAGGCAAGTGCGCCCAGTCGGCAGTCATCGCGTCAGATGAAGTCACGGCACGCAGTGCAACGGTGTTCTCGTAAGTACGCTCATCACCCATTACCCCTACCGAACGAACCGGCAACAGGATAGTTCCCGCCTGCCATACCTTGTCGTAAAGATCCCATTCGCGCAAGCCGTTGATATAGATATCGTCAGCCTCTTGCAGGATGCGAACTTTCTCCGCAGTAATATCGCCAAGGATACGGATGCCGAGACCCGGGCCCGGGAACGGGTGGCGTTTGATCAAGTGAGGCATCATGCCAAGGGCTGTACCCACGCTACGAACCTCATCTTTGAAGAGCAGACGAAGCGGCTCTACCAGTTTCAGTTTCATTTTCTCGGGAAGACCGCCCACGTTGTGGTGCGATTTGATAGTCGTTCCGGTAATCGAAAGCGACTCAATGATATCAGGGTAAATGGTTCCTTGTCCCAACCATTTTACGTCTTGTATTTTATGAGCTTCCTGATCGAAGATGTCGATAAAGCCCTTACCGATGATCTTACGTTTTTCTTCAGGATCAGTCACGCCAGCCAATTCTCCATAGAATTTAGCTTTGGCATCCACTCCGATTACGTTCAGACCGAGGTGAGCGTAGTCTTCGAGTACTTTCTCGAATTCGTTTTTGCGAAGCAGACCGTTATCTACAAAGATACAAGTCAGGTTCTCGCCAATCGCTTTGTTAAGCAACACTGCCACAACCGAAGAATCCACACCACCCG
Proteins encoded in this window:
- a CDS encoding DEAD/DEAH box helicase, with amino-acid sequence MLQHSTLIEKTLSNMGIASLNEMQQASLEANQKNSDVILLSPTGSGKTLAYLLPLLLKLNPDVSTIQALVLAPSRELAQQIEQVFRSMGTGYKVNCCFGGRPMNNEKRMLETPPALLIATPGRLIDHIDRGHVDLSKVHTLVLDEFDKSLEFGFQAQMEAVISSLKSVEKRMLTSATDTEEIPEFTGLNRPAKLNYLVENNELEGLSVKTLCGATSDKMQTLYQLICHLGNASTLVFCNQREFVENVADYLREHRVEVEYFHGGLEQPERERALSKFRNGSCSVFISTDLAARGLDIPAVKNVVHFQLPVNEDSFIHRNGRTARMGATGTSILLLNPNEYLPEYIQPVPENMTLPGKLGQPAQPEWATLYIGKGKKDKLSKMDIVGFLFKKGELQKDELGIVEVKEFYSFAAIKRDKVKTLLQLVRNEKIKNMKTKIELAE
- a CDS encoding DUF2490 domain-containing protein, producing the protein MRKLTLLFLFLTSTLYIIAQTERDAQLWQKGELEFDISRRYSFSLQDEARLTDNMQHLSYYYFDFGNVIKFGKSLRLGLDYVLVEKEKKDGFYSTRNQYNVYLSMRHKYHRYLFYNRILTEGQWVDYKTSENGHELQDKFLRDKVTLRYKLKKYLYPYVEDELYYRLQRDGNKNPDGFDRNRFYVGLLYNLTDNFKLDFFSMYENNFNCVPHAQNFVYGVGFSRTLF
- a CDS encoding two-component regulator propeller domain-containing protein, which translates into the protein MRLISCIKFTLFIALFPLLSFAEGQPTFERLTTNDGLSHNTIRDLLKDNTGFLWCATLNGLDRFDGIKFKSFKPETGNTSSLSSGKLKELNLDSKGNIWIRTYADLYHCYDPRKGKFIPIFENKTLRNTKFNLFYEDSQHNIWLGSATAGCVKISFGEDKIDTKIYSTNQQINRIPSEKVYDILEDKNHNVWFLTAKGIVMTINGQVVNTIFSGKQAVPFFKAYELNNKVYFISQRGKVVDYDLKTRKFGKMAELANCEIIKTAVLSPTQLLLLTRSQGILIYNTYTAQFSPEETIFGEKIYGLPNVQTDRFGDLWVYNRTGNVWMYNPQNRKVVKLTLLPSAMLQLIDEERYQFLGDRHGNVWITTYGNGLYCYNRANGTLEHYVSEPNNPYSLSSNYLLSIALDDFNNIWIGTEYMGLNKISFSYRNVQTVYPAPLNSGRNGNTIKALLEDNNRNIWVATKAGSLYQYDPTLSTRKTVFENGSNIYGMYQDKEGTIWMASKGNGLYELKGGSFANAINYRKTDSPSSLSNNQVYSMLKDRKGRLWVATFGGGICVKTSPSGVNEFRTFFNDDDWLKNIRYLMMDRRGEIWAGTSNGVFRFNPDALLKNPKAYKHYTFDIEDKTSLSNPEIRYIYEDSKGGIWLATAGGGLNQFMGENEKGQGIFKVFGTHQGMANDNIMAIQEDKSGCLWISTESGLHKYNPKTNLFQNYNFSNDFSANIFSEAAALTCRNGKMLWGSLNGFYAFFPNKLNESYRGKNRVVLTGLLIFDEDAPIGEKGAPLKKAITFADKIVLKAADKVFHIEFANLNFKNPKANQYMYMLENYEKRWNVSGSYNVATYRNVPPGKYTFMVKSANSEGGWDDNVTTIEVIIEPPFWRSNIAILLYIILLGAAGYFAYGLITKFHRLNNAVKLERQLTDYKLRFFTNISHEFRTPLTLIKGSVDTLNELKSKMADPLQHLVEGLDKNTTHLMRLIDQLLEFRKLQNNKQKLNLQKVEAVKFLKEIFISFSDVAAKMNIEYRFLPSPDMIPIYLDKNKVDKIVFNLLSNAFKFTPRGGNITLTAEEDDAANVLRISVADNGIGIPKEKQDLLFSRFMQINFSVTGTGIGLSLVNEFTTLHKGKVSFAENEGGGSVFTIELPLENHIYEKDDFVNEQVVVTGSDNKKEVMNLSEFIENGNETLLNLLPNVPSADTKYKVLVIDDNDDIRNFLTEKLSPHFEVITAEDGNIGIKRSMEDDPDLIICDVMMPGMNGFELTRKLKDNFATCHIPVVLLTAYIADEYNTEGIEAGADAYITKPFSMNHLMLQINKLLEKRERLRKHYGNNAPIAEAEPETFNQIPDRDSQFLTLVEEIMDKNLDNPDFSVDEFAQMTNTGRTLFFKKIKYLTGYSPNEFIRNRRMKKAAELLMTQKYNVSEVSYMVGINDPFYFSKCFKAQYGCSPSRFPEDYKKES